From one bacterium genomic stretch:
- a CDS encoding carbon-nitrogen hydrolase family protein: MSKTNLIVNGDFSKGTIGGLPDGWELVNPNPALKPDFRLTDKGQLTATGNGRRECFGFLKQNIKLEANKAYKMCVRLRAEGVDDLNHVAVHGIYGSEGGFFTAGILSYHKEGDWIVGESHFNGPKEDKEAPVRIYFRHSPHGKIIWDEISLTEAEPVPLRLVKVAVSWGNHDMPFWDKWLDVAGMKHVDVALLPEVFNKVSEQDAEPLDGPTRQFLAKKARRWRMHVAGCFYEKRGDLTLNACPLYDREGNLLGTYNKNQVFDPEEDLGVTPGVEMPVFQTDFGKVGIMICYDSWYPEPTRLLAYKGAELILFPSAAYYAGLMHARAADNGVWIAASSLDTRAGIWDSSGIQAGEFTRDPSHWTETSIIAFERDERNCMLIATLDLNQHYSPHYAGGPMWSAPGGRRCRQTIIEPLEEQIVTEARRWLEE; the protein is encoded by the coding sequence ATGAGTAAAACCAATCTAATCGTCAACGGCGATTTTTCGAAGGGCACAATCGGCGGCTTGCCCGATGGTTGGGAATTGGTTAACCCCAATCCCGCCCTTAAACCTGACTTCAGACTAACAGATAAAGGCCAGCTTACGGCCACAGGCAACGGGCGCCGTGAGTGTTTTGGGTTCCTCAAACAGAATATCAAGCTCGAAGCCAACAAAGCCTACAAAATGTGCGTGCGGCTTCGCGCTGAAGGCGTTGATGATCTTAATCATGTTGCCGTTCACGGCATCTATGGCAGCGAAGGCGGGTTTTTTACTGCCGGCATATTGTCCTATCATAAAGAGGGTGATTGGATAGTCGGCGAGAGCCACTTTAATGGACCCAAAGAGGACAAAGAGGCGCCCGTACGCATCTACTTCCGTCATAGTCCTCACGGGAAGATTATATGGGACGAAATCAGCCTCACCGAAGCCGAACCGGTGCCGCTGCGCCTGGTGAAAGTCGCCGTCAGTTGGGGTAATCATGATATGCCGTTCTGGGACAAGTGGCTCGATGTCGCCGGAATGAAGCATGTGGATGTCGCCCTACTGCCTGAAGTCTTCAATAAAGTCAGTGAGCAAGATGCTGAACCGCTCGATGGCCCTACACGCCAATTTCTGGCGAAGAAAGCCCGACGATGGCGGATGCACGTGGCAGGTTGCTTCTATGAAAAGCGAGGGGACCTCACCCTTAACGCTTGCCCCCTTTATGATCGTGAAGGCAACCTCTTGGGCACATACAATAAAAACCAGGTCTTCGACCCTGAAGAGGACTTGGGCGTTACCCCCGGCGTCGAGATGCCGGTATTTCAAACGGATTTTGGCAAGGTAGGAATTATGATCTGCTACGACAGTTGGTACCCCGAGCCTACGCGTCTATTGGCGTATAAGGGCGCGGAGCTTATCTTATTCCCCAGCGCCGCCTATTATGCGGGACTCATGCACGCACGAGCCGCCGATAATGGAGTTTGGATAGCCGCCAGCAGCCTCGACACTCGCGCAGGCATCTGGGACTCATCCGGCATCCAAGCCGGTGAGTTCACCCGTGACCCCTCCCATTGGACAGAAACCTCAATCATAGCGTTCGAGCGCGATGAGCGCAACTGTATGCTAATCGCCACCCTCGACCTAAACCAACACTACAGCCCCCACTACGCCGGCGGCCCCATGTGGTCCGCCCCCGGCGGCAGAAGATGCCGCCAAACCATCATCGAGCCTTTAGAAGAACAAATAGTGACGGAGGCTAGGCGGTGGTTAGAAGAATAA